A window of the Vigna angularis cultivar LongXiaoDou No.4 chromosome 3, ASM1680809v1, whole genome shotgun sequence genome harbors these coding sequences:
- the LOC108326676 gene encoding uncharacterized protein LOC108326676, whose translation MAVTTPYLNATEKKHWWLTNRKVVEKYIRDARTLMATQEQSEIASALNLLDAALAIYPRLDEALELRARSLLCLRRFKEVADMLQDYIPSLKMANDESVSSDSSSQQLSREGAKLLSSDTSGSDQSFKCFSVSDLKKKVMAGLCKSCDKEGYWRYLVLGKACCHLGLMEDAMVLLQTGKRLASAAFRRESVCWSDDSFSLSNPLFSGDSSPPRVPLPESEAVTQLLAHIKLLLRRRAAALAALEAGLHSEAIRHFSKIVDGRRGAPQAFLAECYMHRASAHRSAGRIADSIADCNRTLALDPTCIQALETRASLLESIRCFPDSLHDLEHLKLLYNTILRDRKLAGPAWKRQNVRPREIPGKLCALTTKIQELKQRVASGDTSNVDYHGLIGLRRGCGRSELQRAHLLLSLKHKPDKAMCFIERCELADERDLDSVKERARMSSLLLYRLLQKGYTNVMGAIMDEEAAEKQRKKKVMEAQAKVENLENKKCTVSSPSTANPAVFQGVFCRDLAVVGNLLSQTGFNRSIPVKYEALSC comes from the exons ATGGCCGTGACCACTCCCTATCTCAATGCCACAGAAAAAAAGCACTGGTGGCTCACCAACCGTAAG GTTGTTGAGAAATACATCAGAGACGCTCGCACTCTGATGGCCACGCAGGAACAGAGCGAGATCGCTTCGGCGCTCAACCTTCTCGACGCGGCTCTGGCGATCTATCCGCGGCTCGACGAAGCGCTTGAGCTGCGAGCGAGGTCTCTGCTCTGTCTGCGGAGGTTCAAAGAGGTAGCGGATATGCTTCAAGACTACATCCCGAGCCTGAAAATGGCGAACGATGAGTCGGTTTCTTCGGATAGTTCTTCGCAACAACTTTCTAGGGAGGGCGCGAAGCTCCTCTCCTCTGATACCTCGGGTTCGGATCAGAGCTTCAAGTGCTTCTCTGTCTCTGACTTGAAGAAGAAGGTTATGGCAGGGCTGTGTAAAAGTTGCGACAAGGAAGGGTATTGGAG ATACTTGGTTCTGGGGAAAGCATGCTGCCACCTAGGCCTAATGGAAGACGCAATGGTCCTTCTCCAGACGGGGAAACGCCTAGCTTCCGCCGCATTCCGCCGCGAGAGCGTGTGCTGGTCCGACGATAGCTTCTCCCTCTCGAACCCCCTCTTCTCCGGCGACTCAAGCCCACCCCGGGTCCCACTCCCGGAGTCTGAAGCAGTGACCCAACTCCTTGCCCACATAAAGCTCCTCCTCCGGCGCCGTGCCGCCGCGCTCGCTGCCCTGGAAGCCGGCCTCCACTCCGAGGCCATCCGCCACTTCTCCAAAATCGTGGACGGGCGACGTGGTGCCCCGCAGGCCTTCCTCGCCGAGTGCTACATGCACAGGGCCTCCGCTCACCGGTCCGCCGGCCGAATCGCCGATTCTATCGCCGATTGCAACAGAACCCTCGCCTTGGACCCCACCTGCATCCAAGCTCTGGAAACCCGAGCATCTCTTCTGGAATCCATTCGTTGCTTCCCTGATTCACTCCACGACCTCGAACACCTCAAACTCCTCTACAACACTATCTTGCGCGACCGCAAACTCGCCGGTCCTGCCTGGAAGCGCCAAAACGTGCGCCCCAGAGAAATTCCTGGGAAACTCTGCGCCCTCACGACGAAGATCCAGGAACTGAAACAGAGGGTAGCTTCGGGAGACACCTCCAACGTGGACTACCATGGTCTCATCGGCTTGCGGCGCGGTTGTGGTCGTTCGGAGTTGCAGAGAGCGCATTTACTTCTGTCTCTCAAACACAAGCCCGACAAGGCAATGTGCTTCATCGAGAGGTGCGAGCTGGCGGACGAGCGGGACCTCGATTCTGTTAAGGAGAGGGCGAGAATGTCGTCGCTCTTGCTCTACCGGCTGCTCCAGAAGGGTTACACCAACGTGATGGGTGCCATAATGGACGAGGAGGCTGCTGAGAAGCAAAGGAAGAAAAAGGTTATGGAAGCTCAGGCCAAAGTCGAGAACTTGGAAAACAAAAAGTGCACTGTTTCGTCTCCTTCCACCGCCAATCCCGCGGTTTTTCAGGGAGTATTTTGCCGCGATCTTGCAGTTGTTGGAAACTTGCTCTCGCAAACGGGATTCAACCGTTCCATTCCGGTCAAGTACGAGGCGTTGAGCTGCTGa